A window from Megalobrama amblycephala isolate DHTTF-2021 linkage group LG9, ASM1881202v1, whole genome shotgun sequence encodes these proteins:
- the gon4la gene encoding GON-4-like protein isoform X2: protein MDQTRKRRLNNRKSGISQCKVARAEEPGEVPGSRDDTTGSYRHFNTIRASSPQYDSASQEHHAACTQKPEDDAVKTLSMTFDKEQCGTRALGRRKGLRRKRDTAGEAETQQMEVEDEIQPEVEIDQELDRELENKSRQHNLTSANVRSIIHEVITNEHVVAMMKAAISETEPIPVFEPKMTRSKLKEVVERGVVIPAWNISPIKKPSEVKKGPQFVDIPLEEEDSSDEEYRPDEEEEDETAEETLLESDFENSSSPRGSRVNLHRSNSEHEEDAASSSRLNLRRSRHLTVAVTPMGPPPPPPAPSRAPPECSFLEKLHAVDEELAIGPDCMESYQSLTSANGEESLISFRTRSKRPLRDVPLGRLEAELRAPDITPDMYEFGSAPEDREWTQWLQGLMSSDMENEEEGDDEDDPEYNFLAEIDEPDVEDYRNDKAVRITKKEVNDLMEELFDAFQDDLGGQEEEGHEEEEEKEEEESPLQEPPGILENIQYEDPLADVLKQRYRTVREQLAAVRKRKALLKSKGVSEAPACPQRPSSPITSMTLNAAQKLQLQQQIQQHVQLLTQVNMLSSSVKGLETEASTSRQFLLELQMFAQRGEQTCGPAEQGFTSIFKACNLQSAISLLEELDQSPKRDPTVPRPCFPGCQFPASLAWLMATRPVFLYPELLPSIQLRPSRFKGQFTSAEDCLVVLGHKHLISTLHPLQMTCRYLLAARSFVSVKSHIREACHKPFPNVIKTYFLAGKCPSMPLACKRVSPCDQRPPVEREKSLMPAWLSTNLKCIYEHVRMFNQPSGNSKTSNPAEETNESPGPEPDYSFSPGTCYPPSLPEDLAKALEPSPQGLCKKKKNKTSKSIKPLKPPPLAEELEVVLNQLPTLLPKAVTVSSPSLSHSPHVAPVPNPCFFGNEAMNGPVERAIILSSMSNVSPVGRNQGGAVVTLPTAPVPPELSSSRAAPVKNAVETPMGVSGSPKGAQVGATQGGVIITLPTAMTPELNSCSSGHITVNQTVQIVASNVEPASPRGSNLIITLQPPPVPNTLIYPTPIIKTKAPLATDHISQRCGTLLKLIPRDSGGLSQVGQKPLNRFLLLPPGYVFANSSFGHQTLKHSSAHNSTEVKHSKQQSTPDNFHSTDGPPQMSSIQDTLTECSQETASIEEELNNDDGVENEVDSRELFLTLSESSGSPTPSIDGENSDIEMVLDRREKLEEQKAKERQGSSRQTGEEETGGANNVSDILSVPELQETMEKFSHLATKTRSEKEGILDDVKSNHQPSDAHRTRTEEMAVEAPFVLHNDAPDDDPYRDAKDVAFAQAYLEKVYEMLQMVPGKVDEFLRVLSEFEKNPESRTSLELLTRLKPVLNDWPELLQDFAAFLHPDQARECGLLAEQQAFERSRRFLRQLECTFGEQSALYRKVVHILQSGPSQDLADFKEMKAQITLLFRDHTDLLEEFWEFFKQLYPQVQDVDHADNVSNVETNQGLEESQPYEPTRIVIPDKKMEPVKTAIKHRRKREKHAKMAKNNKAKKNSAELEKDAAEASSVDSQQSLSNTTGSSVCAKNISRTPNGKKVVLWTREADRVILTTCQRRGAKPATFHTIAAQLGNKTASEVFERFQDLIKLFRKSSKLHHTCQSDTELQSGTIEDEPD from the exons ATGGATCAAACCCGAAAACGGAGATTAAATAACAGGAAAAGTGGGATTTCTCAGTGTAAAGTGGCTAGAGCTGAAGAGCCGGGGGAAGTTCCTGGGAGCAGAGATGACACTACAGGATCATACAGACACTTCAATACCATCAGAGCCTCCAGCCCACAATATGACAGTGCCA GTCAAGAACACCATGCTGCATGTACCCAGAAGCCTGAAGATGATGCTGTGAAGACCTTGAGCATGACGTTCG ATAAGGAACAGTGTGGAACCCGTGCACTGGGCCGAAGGAAAGGTTTGAGAAGGAAAAGAGACACGGCTGGTGAAGCAGAAACTCAGCAGATGGAAGTTGAGGATGAAATCCAGCCAGAGGTCGAGATTGACCAAGAGCTGGACAGAGAACTGGAAAATAAATCTCGACAACATAACTTGACCTCTGCGAACGTTCGTAGCATCATTCAT GAAGTGATTACCAATGAGCATGTTGTGGCCATGATGAAAGCAGCTATCAGTGAAACTGAACCCATTCCTGTGTTT gAACCCAAGATGACTCGTTCTAAACTGAAGGAGGTTGTGGAGAGAGGAGTT GTCATTCCTGCTTGGAACATTTCGCCAATTAAGAAGCCATCAGAGGTGAAG AAGGGACCCCAGTTTGTGGATATTCCTTTAGAAGAGGAAGACTCCTCTGATGAAGAGTATCGGCCcgatgaagaggaggaggatgagACCGCTGAGGAG ACTCTTCTAGAAAGTGACTTCGAGAATTCATCTTCTCCACGGGGCAGTCGAGTGAACCTTCACAGATCGAACTCTGAACATGAGGAGGACGCAGCCAGCAGTTCCAGACTG AACCTTCGCAGATCCAGGCACCTGACAGTTGCTGTTACCCCAATGGGGCCTCCCCCACCACCACCGGCCCCCTCCAGGGCCCCACCAGAGTGCAGCTTCTTAGAGAAACTCCATGCGGTAGATGAGGAGCTGGCCATCGGCCCAGACTGCATGGAGTCATACCAG AGTCTCACTAGCGCTAATGGAGAGGAGAGCCTGATTTCATTTCGAACGCGATCCAAACGACCATTGAGAGATGTCCCTCTGGGCCGGCTGGAGGCGGAGCTACGTGCTCCTGACATCACTCCAGATATGTATGAGTTTGGCTCCGCCCCTGAGGACAGAGAATGGACGCAGTGGCTGCAGGGACTCATGAGTTCAGATATGGAGAATGAAG AGGAgggtgatgatgaagatgaccCCGAGTACAATTTTCTGGCTGAAATTGATGAGCCTGATGTGGAGGACTATAGGAATGACAAGGCAGTGCGCATCACCA AAAAGGAAGTGAATGACTTGATGGAGGAACTATTTGACGCA TTTCAGGATGACTTAGGGGGTCAGGAAGAAGAAGGAcatgaagaagaagaggaaaaagaggaggaggagagtcCCCTGCAGGAGCCGCCTGGCATTCTGGAAAATATTCA GTATGAGGACCCTTTAGCAGATGTCTTGAAGCAGCGGTATCGCACAGTACGGGAGCAGCTGGCAGCTGTGAGGAAACGGAAGGCTCTGCTGAAGAGCAAAGGAGTGTCTGAAGCTCCAGCCTGCCCTCAACGCCCCTCCAGCCCCATAACATCCATGACCCTGAACGCAGCTCAGAAACTACAGCTACAGCAACAGATCCAGCAG CATGTGCAGCTCCTCACGCAGGTGAACATGTTGAGCAGCTCAGTCAAGGGTCTGGAGACAGAGGCTTCAACAAGCAGACAGTTCTTG TTGGAGCTGCAGATGTTTGCCCAGCGTGGAGAGCAGACTTGTGGTCCAGCAGAGCAAGGCTTCACCAGCATCTTCAAAGCCTGCAACCTTCAGAGTGCTATTTCTCTGCTGGAGGAACTAGATCAGTCACCCAAGCGGGACCCTACAGTCCCGAGGCCATGTTTTCCTG GATGTCAGTTTCCTGCTTCTTTGGCCTGGTTGATGGCGACTCGGCCAGTGTTTCTCTACCCAGAGCTACTTCCTTCAATCCAGCTGCGCCCTTCTAGATTCAAAGGACAGTTTACTTCAGCAGAAGATTG TCTTGTTGTTCTAGGTCATAAGCACTTAATAAGTACCCTACACCCACTGCAGATGACTTGTCGTTATCTGCTTGCTGCTAGGAGCTTTGTCAGTGTGAAATCACACATCCGTGAAGCATGTCATAAGCCCTTTCCCAATGTCATCAAG ACATACTTTTTGGCGGGGAAATGCCCCTCCATGCCCTTGGCCTGTAAGAGGGTGAGTCCTTGTGACCAGCGCCCCCCAGTGGAGAGAGAAAAGAGCCTCATGCCTGCTTGGCTCTCG ACAAACCTTAAGTGCATTTATGAGCATGTAAGAATGTTTAACCAACCATCTGGAAACTCAAAGACTTCTAATCCGGCAGAAGAAACCAATGAGTCTCCAGGTCCAGAACCAGATTATAGCTTCTCTCCAGGCACATGTTACCCTCCCAGCCTTCCTGAAGACCTTGCTAAGGCACTTGAACCTTCACCTCAGGGTCtctgcaaaaagaaaaaaaacaagacttCTAAATCCATCAAGCCTTTAAAACCTCCCCCGTTAGCTGAGGAGTTAGAGGTGGTCCTCAACCAGTTACCAACACTTTTACCAAAAGCTGTTACGGTTTCAAGTCCGTCGCTTTCCCACTCTCCTCATGTCGCACCGGTTCCGAATCCGTGCTTTTTTGGAAATGAAGCTATGAACGGGCCTGTAGAGAGAGCGATCATACTATCTAGCATGTCAAACGTGTCTCCAGTGGGACGAAACCAAGGTGGTGCAGTTGTCACTTTACCAACTGCTCCAGTCCCACCTGAACTGAGCTCTTCAAGGGCTGCTCCTGTGAAAAATGCTGTAGAAACACCAATGGGTGTCTCTGGTTCTCCAAAGGGAGCTCAGGTTGGTGCAACCCAGGGGGGAGTAATCATCACTTTACCTACTGCTATGACACCAGAGCTGAATTCTTGTTCTTCAGGGCATATAACTGTGAACCAAACTGTGCAAATAGTCGCCTCTAATGTTGAACCAGCTTCTCCAAGAGGGTCAAACCTCATCATTACCCTTCAACCGCCTCCAGTTCCCAACACCTTAATATATCCCACCCCCATCATAAAGACGAAAGCCCCATTGGCTACAGATCATATTAGTCAACGCTGTGGCACACTGCTTAAACTTATACCGAGGGACTCTGGTGGTCTATCTCAAGTAGGTCAAAAACCTCTTAATCGGTTTCTTCTCCTCCCTCCAGGCTATGTGTTTGCAAACAGTAGCTTTGGCCATCAAACCTTAAAACACTCATCAGCTCATAATAGCACAGAGGTGAAACACAGTAAGCAACAGAGTACACCAGACAATTTCCACAGCACTGATGGGCCACCACAGATGTCCTCCATTCAAGATACTCTTACTGAGTGCTCACAAGAAACTGCATCAATAGAAGAAGAGCTGAATAATGATGATGGAGTTGAGAATGAGGTGGACTCCAGAGAGCTGTTTCTCACACTTTCTGAATCCTCTGGGAGCCCGACGCCCAGCATCGACGGGGAAAATTCTGACATTGAGATGGTTTTGGACAGGAGAGAGAAACTAGAGGAGCAGAAAGCAAAAGAAAGGCAAGGTAGCAGTAGGCAGACTGGGGAGGAGGAAACCGGTGGAGCTAACAATGTTTCAGACATTTTGTCTGTGCCAGAACTTCAG GAAACCATGGAGAAATTCTCACATCTGGCCACAAAGACAAGATCTGAAAAGGAAGGAATACTAGATGATGTTAAATCAAACCATCAACCTTCAG ATGCCCATCGTACCCGCACTGAGGAGATGGCTGTGGAAGCCCCTTTTGTCCTTCACAATGATGCACCTGATGACGATCCCTACAGAGATGCTAAAGATGTTGCCTTTGCCCAAGCTTACCTGGAGAAG GTATATGAGATGCTGCAGATGGTGCCAGGGAAGGTGGACGAGTTCCTGCGTGTTCTATCTGAGTTTGAGAAAAATCCAGAAAGTCGCACGTCACTAGAGCTGCTGACAAGACTCAAGCCTGTGCTGAACGACTGGCCTGAACTGCTTCAAGATTTTGCTGCGTTCCTGCATCCGGATCAAGCCAGAGAGTGTGGCTTG CTGGCAGAACAGCAGGCGTTTGAGCGCAGCAGACGGTTTCTACGCCAACTAGAGTGTACTTTTGGAGAACAATCAGCACTCTACAGAAAGGTGGTGCATATTTTACAAAGTGGTCCATCACAGGATCTTGCTGACTTCAAAGAG atGAAAGCTCAAATAACATTGCTGTTCCGTGATCACACTGACTTGCTGGAGGAATTCTGGGAATTTTTTAAGCAGCTATACCCTCAAGTGCAAGATGTGGATCATGCAGACAATGTGTCCAATGTGGAAACGAATCAGGGCTTGGAAGAAAGCCAGCCATATGAGCCAACCAGAATTGTCATACCAGATAAAAAAATGGAGCCAGTCAAAACAGCCATTAAACatagaagaaaaagagagaaacatGCTAAG ATGGCAAAAAACAACAAGGCCAAGAAAAACAGTGCAGAGTTGGAAAAGGATGCAGCTGAAGCTTCTTCAGTTGACAGTCAACAGTCTTTATCTAATACCACAGGAAGCTCAGTCTGTGCCAAAAATATCTCCCGCACGCCAAATGGGAAAAAAGTAGTTCTCTGGACGAG GGAGGCAGACCGTGTAATACTGACCACCTGTCAGCGGAGAGGAGCTAAGCCAGCCACGTTTCATACCATTGCAGCCCAGCTTGGCAACAAAACAGCCAGTGAG GTTTTTGAACGCTTTCAAGACCTCATTAAGTTGTTCCGCAAATCCAGCAAGTTACATCACACATGCCAATCGGACACAGAGCTCCAGTCCGGCACAATAGAAGATGAACCAGACTGA
- the gon4la gene encoding GON-4-like protein isoform X1, with the protein MDQTRKRRLNNRKSGISQCKVARAEEPGEVPGSRDDTTGSYRHFNTIRASSPQYDSASQEHHAACTQKPEDDAVKTLSMTFDKEQCGTRALGRRKGLRRKRDTAGEAETQQMEVEDEIQPEVEIDQELDRELENKSRQHNLTSANVRSIIHEVITNEHVVAMMKAAISETEPIPVFEPKMTRSKLKEVVERGVVIPAWNISPIKKPSEVKKGPQFVDIPLEEEDSSDEEYRPDEEEEDETAEETLLESDFENSSSPRGSRVNLHRSNSEHEEDAASSSRLNLRRSRHLTVAVTPMGPPPPPPAPSRAPPECSFLEKLHAVDEELAIGPDCMESYQSLTSANGEESLISFRTRSKRPLRDVPLGRLEAELRAPDITPDMYEFGSAPEDREWTQWLQGLMSSDMENEEEGDDEDDPEYNFLAEIDEPDVEDYRNDKAVRITKKEVNDLMEELFDAFQDDLGGQEEEGHEEEEEKEEEESPLQEPPGILENIQYEDPLADVLKQRYRTVREQLAAVRKRKALLKSKGVSEAPACPQRPSSPITSMTLNAAQKLQLQQQIQQHVQLLTQVNMLSSSVKGLETEASTSRQFLLELQMFAQRGEQTCGPAEQGFTSIFKACNLQSAISLLEELDQSPKRDPTVPRPCFPGCQFPASLAWLMATRPVFLYPELLPSIQLRPSRFKGQFTSAEDCLVVLGHKHLISTLHPLQMTCRYLLAARSFVSVKSHIREACHKPFPNVIKTYFLAGKCPSMPLACKRVSPCDQRPPVEREKSLMPAWLSTNLKCIYEHVRMFNQPSGNSKTSNPAEETNESPGPEPDYSFSPGTCYPPSLPEDLAKALEPSPQGLCKKKKNKTSKSIKPLKPPPLAEELEVVLNQLPTLLPKAVTVSSPSLSHSPHVAPVPNPCFFGNEAMNGPVERAIILSSMSNVSPVGRNQGGAVVTLPTAPVPPELSSSRAAPVKNAVETPMGVSGSPKGAQVGATQGGVIITLPTAMTPELNSCSSGHITVNQTVQIVASNVEPASPRGSNLIITLQPPPVPNTLIYPTPIIKTKAPLATDHISQRCGTLLKLIPRDSGGLSQVGQKPLNRFLLLPPGYVFANSSFGHQTLKHSSAHNSTEVKHSKQQSTPDNFHSTDGPPQMSSIQDTLTECSQETASIEEELNNDDGVENEVDSRELFLTLSESSGSPTPSIDGENSDIEMVLDRREKLEEQKAKERQGSSRQTGEEETGGANNVSDILSVPELQQETMEKFSHLATKTRSEKEGILDDVKSNHQPSDAHRTRTEEMAVEAPFVLHNDAPDDDPYRDAKDVAFAQAYLEKVYEMLQMVPGKVDEFLRVLSEFEKNPESRTSLELLTRLKPVLNDWPELLQDFAAFLHPDQARECGLLAEQQAFERSRRFLRQLECTFGEQSALYRKVVHILQSGPSQDLADFKEMKAQITLLFRDHTDLLEEFWEFFKQLYPQVQDVDHADNVSNVETNQGLEESQPYEPTRIVIPDKKMEPVKTAIKHRRKREKHAKMAKNNKAKKNSAELEKDAAEASSVDSQQSLSNTTGSSVCAKNISRTPNGKKVVLWTREADRVILTTCQRRGAKPATFHTIAAQLGNKTASEVFERFQDLIKLFRKSSKLHHTCQSDTELQSGTIEDEPD; encoded by the exons ATGGATCAAACCCGAAAACGGAGATTAAATAACAGGAAAAGTGGGATTTCTCAGTGTAAAGTGGCTAGAGCTGAAGAGCCGGGGGAAGTTCCTGGGAGCAGAGATGACACTACAGGATCATACAGACACTTCAATACCATCAGAGCCTCCAGCCCACAATATGACAGTGCCA GTCAAGAACACCATGCTGCATGTACCCAGAAGCCTGAAGATGATGCTGTGAAGACCTTGAGCATGACGTTCG ATAAGGAACAGTGTGGAACCCGTGCACTGGGCCGAAGGAAAGGTTTGAGAAGGAAAAGAGACACGGCTGGTGAAGCAGAAACTCAGCAGATGGAAGTTGAGGATGAAATCCAGCCAGAGGTCGAGATTGACCAAGAGCTGGACAGAGAACTGGAAAATAAATCTCGACAACATAACTTGACCTCTGCGAACGTTCGTAGCATCATTCAT GAAGTGATTACCAATGAGCATGTTGTGGCCATGATGAAAGCAGCTATCAGTGAAACTGAACCCATTCCTGTGTTT gAACCCAAGATGACTCGTTCTAAACTGAAGGAGGTTGTGGAGAGAGGAGTT GTCATTCCTGCTTGGAACATTTCGCCAATTAAGAAGCCATCAGAGGTGAAG AAGGGACCCCAGTTTGTGGATATTCCTTTAGAAGAGGAAGACTCCTCTGATGAAGAGTATCGGCCcgatgaagaggaggaggatgagACCGCTGAGGAG ACTCTTCTAGAAAGTGACTTCGAGAATTCATCTTCTCCACGGGGCAGTCGAGTGAACCTTCACAGATCGAACTCTGAACATGAGGAGGACGCAGCCAGCAGTTCCAGACTG AACCTTCGCAGATCCAGGCACCTGACAGTTGCTGTTACCCCAATGGGGCCTCCCCCACCACCACCGGCCCCCTCCAGGGCCCCACCAGAGTGCAGCTTCTTAGAGAAACTCCATGCGGTAGATGAGGAGCTGGCCATCGGCCCAGACTGCATGGAGTCATACCAG AGTCTCACTAGCGCTAATGGAGAGGAGAGCCTGATTTCATTTCGAACGCGATCCAAACGACCATTGAGAGATGTCCCTCTGGGCCGGCTGGAGGCGGAGCTACGTGCTCCTGACATCACTCCAGATATGTATGAGTTTGGCTCCGCCCCTGAGGACAGAGAATGGACGCAGTGGCTGCAGGGACTCATGAGTTCAGATATGGAGAATGAAG AGGAgggtgatgatgaagatgaccCCGAGTACAATTTTCTGGCTGAAATTGATGAGCCTGATGTGGAGGACTATAGGAATGACAAGGCAGTGCGCATCACCA AAAAGGAAGTGAATGACTTGATGGAGGAACTATTTGACGCA TTTCAGGATGACTTAGGGGGTCAGGAAGAAGAAGGAcatgaagaagaagaggaaaaagaggaggaggagagtcCCCTGCAGGAGCCGCCTGGCATTCTGGAAAATATTCA GTATGAGGACCCTTTAGCAGATGTCTTGAAGCAGCGGTATCGCACAGTACGGGAGCAGCTGGCAGCTGTGAGGAAACGGAAGGCTCTGCTGAAGAGCAAAGGAGTGTCTGAAGCTCCAGCCTGCCCTCAACGCCCCTCCAGCCCCATAACATCCATGACCCTGAACGCAGCTCAGAAACTACAGCTACAGCAACAGATCCAGCAG CATGTGCAGCTCCTCACGCAGGTGAACATGTTGAGCAGCTCAGTCAAGGGTCTGGAGACAGAGGCTTCAACAAGCAGACAGTTCTTG TTGGAGCTGCAGATGTTTGCCCAGCGTGGAGAGCAGACTTGTGGTCCAGCAGAGCAAGGCTTCACCAGCATCTTCAAAGCCTGCAACCTTCAGAGTGCTATTTCTCTGCTGGAGGAACTAGATCAGTCACCCAAGCGGGACCCTACAGTCCCGAGGCCATGTTTTCCTG GATGTCAGTTTCCTGCTTCTTTGGCCTGGTTGATGGCGACTCGGCCAGTGTTTCTCTACCCAGAGCTACTTCCTTCAATCCAGCTGCGCCCTTCTAGATTCAAAGGACAGTTTACTTCAGCAGAAGATTG TCTTGTTGTTCTAGGTCATAAGCACTTAATAAGTACCCTACACCCACTGCAGATGACTTGTCGTTATCTGCTTGCTGCTAGGAGCTTTGTCAGTGTGAAATCACACATCCGTGAAGCATGTCATAAGCCCTTTCCCAATGTCATCAAG ACATACTTTTTGGCGGGGAAATGCCCCTCCATGCCCTTGGCCTGTAAGAGGGTGAGTCCTTGTGACCAGCGCCCCCCAGTGGAGAGAGAAAAGAGCCTCATGCCTGCTTGGCTCTCG ACAAACCTTAAGTGCATTTATGAGCATGTAAGAATGTTTAACCAACCATCTGGAAACTCAAAGACTTCTAATCCGGCAGAAGAAACCAATGAGTCTCCAGGTCCAGAACCAGATTATAGCTTCTCTCCAGGCACATGTTACCCTCCCAGCCTTCCTGAAGACCTTGCTAAGGCACTTGAACCTTCACCTCAGGGTCtctgcaaaaagaaaaaaaacaagacttCTAAATCCATCAAGCCTTTAAAACCTCCCCCGTTAGCTGAGGAGTTAGAGGTGGTCCTCAACCAGTTACCAACACTTTTACCAAAAGCTGTTACGGTTTCAAGTCCGTCGCTTTCCCACTCTCCTCATGTCGCACCGGTTCCGAATCCGTGCTTTTTTGGAAATGAAGCTATGAACGGGCCTGTAGAGAGAGCGATCATACTATCTAGCATGTCAAACGTGTCTCCAGTGGGACGAAACCAAGGTGGTGCAGTTGTCACTTTACCAACTGCTCCAGTCCCACCTGAACTGAGCTCTTCAAGGGCTGCTCCTGTGAAAAATGCTGTAGAAACACCAATGGGTGTCTCTGGTTCTCCAAAGGGAGCTCAGGTTGGTGCAACCCAGGGGGGAGTAATCATCACTTTACCTACTGCTATGACACCAGAGCTGAATTCTTGTTCTTCAGGGCATATAACTGTGAACCAAACTGTGCAAATAGTCGCCTCTAATGTTGAACCAGCTTCTCCAAGAGGGTCAAACCTCATCATTACCCTTCAACCGCCTCCAGTTCCCAACACCTTAATATATCCCACCCCCATCATAAAGACGAAAGCCCCATTGGCTACAGATCATATTAGTCAACGCTGTGGCACACTGCTTAAACTTATACCGAGGGACTCTGGTGGTCTATCTCAAGTAGGTCAAAAACCTCTTAATCGGTTTCTTCTCCTCCCTCCAGGCTATGTGTTTGCAAACAGTAGCTTTGGCCATCAAACCTTAAAACACTCATCAGCTCATAATAGCACAGAGGTGAAACACAGTAAGCAACAGAGTACACCAGACAATTTCCACAGCACTGATGGGCCACCACAGATGTCCTCCATTCAAGATACTCTTACTGAGTGCTCACAAGAAACTGCATCAATAGAAGAAGAGCTGAATAATGATGATGGAGTTGAGAATGAGGTGGACTCCAGAGAGCTGTTTCTCACACTTTCTGAATCCTCTGGGAGCCCGACGCCCAGCATCGACGGGGAAAATTCTGACATTGAGATGGTTTTGGACAGGAGAGAGAAACTAGAGGAGCAGAAAGCAAAAGAAAGGCAAGGTAGCAGTAGGCAGACTGGGGAGGAGGAAACCGGTGGAGCTAACAATGTTTCAGACATTTTGTCTGTGCCAGAACTTCAG CAGGAAACCATGGAGAAATTCTCACATCTGGCCACAAAGACAAGATCTGAAAAGGAAGGAATACTAGATGATGTTAAATCAAACCATCAACCTTCAG ATGCCCATCGTACCCGCACTGAGGAGATGGCTGTGGAAGCCCCTTTTGTCCTTCACAATGATGCACCTGATGACGATCCCTACAGAGATGCTAAAGATGTTGCCTTTGCCCAAGCTTACCTGGAGAAG GTATATGAGATGCTGCAGATGGTGCCAGGGAAGGTGGACGAGTTCCTGCGTGTTCTATCTGAGTTTGAGAAAAATCCAGAAAGTCGCACGTCACTAGAGCTGCTGACAAGACTCAAGCCTGTGCTGAACGACTGGCCTGAACTGCTTCAAGATTTTGCTGCGTTCCTGCATCCGGATCAAGCCAGAGAGTGTGGCTTG CTGGCAGAACAGCAGGCGTTTGAGCGCAGCAGACGGTTTCTACGCCAACTAGAGTGTACTTTTGGAGAACAATCAGCACTCTACAGAAAGGTGGTGCATATTTTACAAAGTGGTCCATCACAGGATCTTGCTGACTTCAAAGAG atGAAAGCTCAAATAACATTGCTGTTCCGTGATCACACTGACTTGCTGGAGGAATTCTGGGAATTTTTTAAGCAGCTATACCCTCAAGTGCAAGATGTGGATCATGCAGACAATGTGTCCAATGTGGAAACGAATCAGGGCTTGGAAGAAAGCCAGCCATATGAGCCAACCAGAATTGTCATACCAGATAAAAAAATGGAGCCAGTCAAAACAGCCATTAAACatagaagaaaaagagagaaacatGCTAAG ATGGCAAAAAACAACAAGGCCAAGAAAAACAGTGCAGAGTTGGAAAAGGATGCAGCTGAAGCTTCTTCAGTTGACAGTCAACAGTCTTTATCTAATACCACAGGAAGCTCAGTCTGTGCCAAAAATATCTCCCGCACGCCAAATGGGAAAAAAGTAGTTCTCTGGACGAG GGAGGCAGACCGTGTAATACTGACCACCTGTCAGCGGAGAGGAGCTAAGCCAGCCACGTTTCATACCATTGCAGCCCAGCTTGGCAACAAAACAGCCAGTGAG GTTTTTGAACGCTTTCAAGACCTCATTAAGTTGTTCCGCAAATCCAGCAAGTTACATCACACATGCCAATCGGACACAGAGCTCCAGTCCGGCACAATAGAAGATGAACCAGACTGA